The Rosa chinensis cultivar Old Blush chromosome 7, RchiOBHm-V2, whole genome shotgun sequence DNA segment GAGCTTCTGTTCCTCTTCATCTGTCAAATGCACATTGGTCACCCCCAAAACTCCACTCCTTCCGAGCTGAGCCGGCAAGCTCAAGAACACATCCCCACCATCAACACCATAGAACCCCTTTGCAAGCACCGAGACCGGGTGGATACTCCTCTGGTCTCTCAATATGCTCCGAGCTAACCCGGCCGCTGAGTACCCTATTGCCCAAGAAGTATAACCTTTGAGACTTATCACCTCATAAGCACTGTCCACTACTGCTTTGTGAATGCTCTCAAGCGTTTCTTTCTCGTATGCTATCTGCTGCTTCTTTAAGAAACTCAACACCGGAACTCCCCCAACGCTAATGCTCGACCATAGTGCCACTGAGCTATCACCATGCTCCCCCACAATGTAGGCCTAAACCATCCATAAGTAAACAATCAAGCATTTGAATTCACTAATATTGCTCTAGATCAAACAAGCTAAAGTaccaatttttgatttttttcacCACTCAAAGTCTTCAAGCCAACGAATAGTCTTAAACCCCATGGAGTTTCAATCAAGTAATAACAGTGCTAaaaccccatcaccattgtacCCAAGTTTTTTGTTTAGATTTGAAGCCTTTATATATTCGAAACGAAATTGATCTAAATGAAATGAAGTCACTGACCTGCACATCCTGAGCGTTAACGTCAAGATGATCGGCAATGAGGAACCGAAAGCGGGAGGAGTCCAGATTGGTACCCGACCCGACAACCCGGTTGCTGGGGAACCcggacagcttccaggccacaTAGGTCAACACATCGACCGGGTTCGAAACGATCAGCAAAATGGTCTCCGGCGAGTACTTGGCGAGCGGGGGGATGATCTTGCGGAAGAGAGCGACGTTCCTCTGCAGCAGGTTCAGCCTGGACTCGCCGTGGATCTGGCGGGCACCGGCGGTGACAATGCAGAGGTCGGAGCCGGCGGTGACGGCGTAGTCGACGGAGGCGTTGATCTTGGTGCGGGGGAGGAAGGCGGCGGCGTGCTGGAGGTCAAGCATCTCGCCGCGGAGCTTGTCGGGGATGGCGTCGACGAGGACGAGCTCGTCGGCGAGGTCctgggtgaggatggtctggGCGATGGCCATGCCGACGTTGCCGGCGCCGATGACGGAGATCTTGGTCTGGCCGTTGGAGGAGGAGGGAAGGGCGGCGCCGTGGATGGGCTTGAAGAAGGCCTGGGTTAGGTCGAGGCCTCCGGGGCCGAGGGAAGAAGCTGAAGTGCTTTTGTGCATGGCTGGTTTGTTGGGTTTGCTGGAGAGGAGGGGAGGAGGGGAGTGGGGTTTTATGGAGGAGAGAAAGTTGGAGGAGTTGGTGAGTGGGGAGCAAGGTTTGGCGCTTTTTCAAAGGTCAAAGTCTTGAaagaaaacgaagaagaagCAAAGGAAAGAGTTTGATGACCAATACCGGGGCAGAAGCAAGATTACAGGGGGAGTTGTACGGTTTTGCACCTCGTGGCCGAAGAAAAAGTTTATTCTCGTTgccaaaaaaagagagagtttaTTCTCGGTCACCATCGGGGGTTGAAtctttaatctcattcaataaTCGGCAGCATTTTCATCAAGTCATCGAGATCACAATGGAAGTGTTTGTACGTTAAGGAAGGTGTAATTGTCAAAAAAATGTAAGGGGTGACACATTTATATGATTGTGATTTTTTTCATATAATTGTTCAGATGTATAATTATGACTTACGGATACGTAACGTGCAAGACACTGTaaaatttat contains these protein-coding regions:
- the LOC112175321 gene encoding L-lactate dehydrogenase A, with product MHKSTSASSLGPGGLDLTQAFFKPIHGAALPSSSNGQTKISVIGAGNVGMAIAQTILTQDLADELVLVDAIPDKLRGEMLDLQHAAAFLPRTKINASVDYAVTAGSDLCIVTAGARQIHGESRLNLLQRNVALFRKIIPPLAKYSPETILLIVSNPVDVLTYVAWKLSGFPSNRVVGSGTNLDSSRFRFLIADHLDVNAQDVQAYIVGEHGDSSVALWSSISVGGVPVLSFLKKQQIAYEKETLESIHKAVVDSAYEVISLKGYTSWAIGYSAAGLARSILRDQRSIHPVSVLAKGFYGVDGGDVFLSLPAQLGRSGVLGVTNVHLTDEEEQKLRDSAKTILEVQSQLGL